One segment of Argiope bruennichi chromosome 11, qqArgBrue1.1, whole genome shotgun sequence DNA contains the following:
- the LOC129957016 gene encoding leukocyte elastase inhibitor-like: MIMASKDSGKEASSLDIAEANNYLALNLYKLLSEDKGNVFVSPFSLSAAFAMLFHGAEKETAEEMRNALGYKTANIKDQELKSSYKKLLDEIEKSSDAYTLTTANSVVIQKKFPVREKYKSLLNDFFKAYLWEVDFVRENEKSVQLINEWVGEKTQKMIPKLLEKLDPATVMVLLNAVYFKGFWLNQFEKKKTRLEKFNIRGEKKKSKKVEMMHINERFSIAQKESYKVLELPYKGGDISMLILLPNLINGLKDLENSLTCDFLRDLKENMWTTKVNVALPKFKIDYSKSLIGPFHELGVRRLFCSGAQLGGLSKQCAGLCASDVIHQAVIEVNEEGSEAAAATAIPIAVRCYVPIMEFIADHPFMFIIYNSKNNMIFFIGRVEEL; encoded by the coding sequence GATTCTGGTAAAGAAGCTTCGTCTCTCGACATAGCAGAGGCCAACAATTACTTAGCTCTAAATTTGTACAAATTGCTGTCGGAAGACAAaggaaatgtttttgtttcaccTTTCAGCTTGTCTGCTGCTTTCGCTATGTTGTttcatggagcagaaaaagaaaCCGCCGAGGAGATGAGAAATGCTCTTGGCTATAAAACTGCAAACATCAAAGACCAGGAACTGAAATCGTCTTACAAGAAATTATTAGACGAAATAGAGAAAAGTTCTGATGCTTACACCTTAACCACCGCTAATTCTGTAGTAATCCAAAAAAAGTTTCCTGTTCGGGAAAAATATAAATCGCTTCTGAATGATTTTTTCAAAGCTTATTTATGGGAAGTCGATTTTGTGCGCGAAAATGAAAAATCAGTTCAATTGATTAATGAATGGGTTGGGGAAAAAACACAGAAGATGATACCAAAGCTCCTGGAAAAATTGGATCCTGCCACTGTTATGGTTCTTCTTAATGCCGTGTATTTCAAAGGGTTTTGGCTGAATCAATTTGAGAAGAAGAAAACCCGTCTTGAGAAATTCAACATTAGAGGGGAGAAAAAGAAAAGCAAGAAGGTGGAAATGATGCATATTAACGAAAGATTTTCTATTGCCCAAAAAGAATCGTACAAAGTGTTAGAACTGCCTTATAAAGGAGGAGATATTTCCATGCTAATTTTACTGCCTAATTTGATAAATGGTTTGAAGGACTTGGAAAATTCTTTGACCTGTGATTTCCTTCGAGATCTGAAAGAGAACATGTGGACGACAAAAGTGAATGTAGCTctgccaaaatttaaaattgattattcgaAATCGCTGATAGGTCCATTTCATGAATTGGGAGTGAGAAGGCTGTTCTGTTCCGGTGCTCAACTCGGTGGCCTCAGCAAACAATGTGCTGGCCTGTGCGCTTCGGACGTCATCCACCAGGCTGTTATTGAAGTAAACGAAGAAGGCAGCGAAGCGGCCGCTGCAACAGCAATTCCTATTGCAGTCCGGTGCTATGTGCCTATAATGGAATTTATCGCTGATCATccatttatgtttataatttataattctaaaaataatatgatattttttataggtCGAGTGGAGGAACTGTAA